One window of Anaerolineales bacterium genomic DNA carries:
- a CDS encoding PAS domain S-box protein, with amino-acid sequence MNTLDIPIKQATAHRAWDLIWEHVPGGRTLTDQEWSARHRAILKLLWLHVVGLSAFGIYQGFPPLQSLGGGLLIAAIGLVASWNRIGRRLRSAIAGLGLMTSAAVLIHFFNGYVEAHFYYFVVLIVIAMYEDWIPYVLAVFFVIIQHGLGGQLYPYAVYNHEFAITYPWMWGLILAGFISLEGVALITFWNMRERMRARSEVVLNSAGEGIAGLDLGRHITFANPTLLRMTGYSQEELAGRRFDDLLTHGDGVPPACWFDPIFKSGDGRSCSCDSMVVMHRDGTSMPVDLVCNPICKRGAVIGSVVTVKDETVRRQEKAALRESEERLRQMAETIAEVFWMSTPEKDRMIYISPAYETIWGRTCKSLYKNPLSWVESIHPADREQVRTAALEKQVSGDYDQEYRIVRGDGAIRWIRDRAFPVRNERGEIYRIAGVATDVTDRKEVEQQIRRANRRLDELNATLEDNVKSRTRELAQLISQLRNEKHKTERIIHEIT; translated from the coding sequence GTGAACACCTTGGATATTCCGATTAAACAAGCGACGGCCCACCGGGCCTGGGATCTGATTTGGGAACATGTCCCGGGGGGACGCACTCTCACTGATCAGGAGTGGAGTGCGCGACATCGCGCGATTCTCAAGCTGCTTTGGTTGCATGTCGTTGGCTTGTCGGCCTTCGGGATCTACCAGGGTTTTCCTCCCCTTCAAAGCCTGGGTGGGGGCTTGTTAATCGCCGCCATTGGGTTGGTGGCGAGTTGGAACAGGATAGGCCGCAGGCTGCGCTCGGCGATCGCCGGACTGGGATTGATGACATCCGCCGCGGTGCTCATTCATTTTTTTAATGGATATGTCGAGGCTCATTTCTATTATTTCGTCGTACTGATTGTCATCGCGATGTACGAAGACTGGATACCTTATGTGCTCGCCGTCTTCTTCGTAATTATCCAGCACGGTCTTGGCGGGCAACTCTATCCGTACGCGGTATACAACCATGAATTCGCCATTACCTATCCTTGGATGTGGGGTTTGATCCTGGCTGGGTTCATTTCGCTGGAGGGCGTGGCGCTCATAACATTTTGGAATATGCGCGAGCGCATGCGGGCGCGTTCCGAGGTGGTGTTGAATTCGGCGGGCGAAGGTATTGCCGGCTTGGACCTCGGCAGGCATATCACCTTTGCAAATCCAACCTTGTTACGCATGACGGGCTATTCCCAGGAGGAGCTTGCCGGCCGCCGCTTCGATGATTTGCTGACGCATGGTGATGGAGTACCGCCGGCTTGCTGGTTTGATCCGATCTTCAAGTCTGGCGACGGACGCTCTTGTTCCTGCGACAGCATGGTGGTCATGCATCGTGACGGTACGAGCATGCCCGTCGATCTGGTCTGCAATCCCATCTGCAAACGCGGTGCGGTCATCGGCAGCGTGGTAACCGTGAAGGACGAAACCGTCCGCAGGCAGGAGAAGGCGGCGTTGCGCGAAAGCGAGGAGCGTCTGCGTCAGATGGCGGAGACCATCGCGGAAGTGTTCTGGATGTCGACTCCTGAAAAGGATCGGATGATCTACATCAGTCCTGCCTACGAAACGATCTGGGGTCGAACGTGTAAGAGTCTTTATAAAAATCCTCTGTCATGGGTGGAGAGCATACATCCGGCGGACCGGGAGCAGGTCAGGACCGCCGCGCTGGAAAAGCAGGTAAGTGGCGACTATGATCAAGAGTACCGCATCGTGCGGGGCGACGGTGCGATTCGTTGGATACGTGATCGGGCCTTTCCCGTTCGAAATGAACGCGGGGAGATTTACCGTATCGCGGGTGTCGCCACGGATGTCACGGATAGGAAAGAAGTGGAGCAACAAATCCGGCGGGCAAACAGGAGGCTGGATGAGCTGAATGCGACCCTTGAAGATAACGTCAAGTCGAGAACCCGCGAACTTGCCCAGCTCATCTCCCAGCTTCGCAATGAGAAACATAAAACAGAGAGGATTATTCACGAGATTAC